A stretch of the Paenibacillus dendritiformis genome encodes the following:
- a CDS encoding ABC transporter permease, with amino-acid sequence MVGQTDANSGAEESRRLLEQTYSRYRASRRKRAWIVSLTQVAILIACVGLWELAGRLKWIDVLLFSYPSKVWQQIVKDFADGSIWPHLGMTVGETVAGFVLGTLLGTLLAVFIWWSDFLARVLDPYMVVFNSMPKVALGPLFIVGFGAGFAAIVATTLSITVIITTIVVFNSFREVDPNYVKVVRVFGGGKSVIFRKVILPASFPAIVSTLKVNVGLAWVGVIVGEFLVSKIGLGYLIIYGFQVFNFTLVMASLVIIAVVATLMYQGVAYLERAWLKRS; translated from the coding sequence ATGGTGGGCCAAACTGACGCGAACAGCGGGGCGGAGGAATCCCGCCGGCTGCTGGAACAGACGTATTCGCGCTATCGGGCCTCAAGGCGGAAGAGGGCCTGGATCGTGTCGCTAACCCAAGTTGCCATCCTCATCGCTTGCGTCGGGCTGTGGGAGCTGGCCGGCCGCCTGAAATGGATCGATGTGCTGCTGTTCAGTTATCCAAGCAAAGTATGGCAGCAAATCGTGAAGGACTTTGCCGACGGATCGATCTGGCCGCATCTTGGGATGACGGTCGGGGAGACGGTGGCCGGATTTGTGCTGGGGACGCTGCTCGGCACGCTGCTGGCGGTCTTCATCTGGTGGTCGGACTTCCTGGCGCGGGTGCTGGATCCGTACATGGTCGTGTTCAACAGCATGCCGAAGGTGGCGCTCGGTCCGCTCTTCATCGTCGGCTTCGGAGCCGGCTTCGCGGCCATCGTCGCCACGACGTTATCGATCACGGTCATCATCACGACGATCGTGGTATTCAACAGCTTCCGGGAGGTCGACCCGAATTATGTTAAGGTCGTACGTGTGTTCGGCGGAGGCAAAAGCGTCATTTTCCGCAAAGTTATCCTGCCGGCCTCCTTCCCGGCGATCGTCTCGACGCTGAAGGTGAATGTCGGCTTGGCCTGGGTCGGCGTTATCGTCGGTGAATTTCTTGTCTCCAAGATCGGGCTTGGCTATTTGATTATTTATGGCTTCCAGGTGTTCAATTTCACGCTGGTCATGGCATCCCTCGTCATTATTGCGGTCGTCGCGACCTTGATGTACCAGGGAGTCGCCTATCTGGAGCGGGCATGGTTGAAGCGATCGTAA
- a CDS encoding ABC transporter substrate-binding protein, protein MKRRRLGFTVLAVLLLCSAVLGACGDKGAQVKVKVGEVTRSIFYAPEYVAIGKGFFEEEGLEVELQTTFGGDKTMTALLSGAIDVALVGSETSVYVAQQGSEDPVINFAQLTQTDGTFLMARQSDGAFAWDDLKGKVFLGQRKGGMPQMAGEFTLKKHGIDPHGDLELIQNIDFANVASAFASGTGEYVQLFEPQASIFEKEGKGAVVASFGVESGLLPYTVFMAKQSYLTKNKETVQKFTNAVYKAQKWVESESPEAIADVLMPFFKDTDREIVASSVKRYKEQGSYASDPVLDDKEWSNLLDVLDSAGELKERIEHGRIVSNEFAEEAKRQVK, encoded by the coding sequence ATGAAGCGTAGACGGTTAGGCTTCACCGTGCTCGCCGTGCTGCTGCTGTGCTCGGCAGTGCTGGGGGCGTGCGGAGACAAAGGCGCCCAAGTGAAGGTGAAGGTCGGGGAAGTGACCCGGTCGATCTTTTATGCGCCCGAGTATGTCGCGATAGGCAAAGGGTTTTTCGAGGAAGAGGGATTGGAGGTGGAGCTCCAGACGACGTTCGGCGGGGACAAGACGATGACGGCGCTGCTCTCCGGGGCGATCGATGTCGCGCTGGTCGGCTCGGAGACGTCGGTCTATGTCGCGCAGCAGGGATCGGAGGATCCGGTCATCAACTTCGCGCAGCTTACCCAGACGGACGGCACCTTCCTGATGGCTCGCCAGTCCGACGGCGCATTCGCTTGGGATGATCTGAAGGGCAAGGTATTTCTAGGACAGCGTAAAGGCGGGATGCCGCAAATGGCCGGCGAGTTCACGCTGAAAAAGCACGGCATCGATCCGCACGGCGATCTGGAGTTGATTCAAAATATTGATTTTGCCAATGTCGCTTCCGCATTCGCTTCGGGCACGGGCGAGTACGTGCAGCTGTTCGAGCCGCAGGCGTCCATTTTCGAGAAGGAAGGCAAAGGGGCGGTCGTCGCTTCGTTCGGCGTGGAGAGCGGATTGCTCCCGTATACGGTCTTCATGGCGAAGCAAAGCTACCTGACGAAGAACAAGGAAACGGTTCAGAAGTTCACCAACGCGGTCTATAAGGCGCAAAAGTGGGTGGAGTCGGAATCGCCGGAAGCGATCGCCGATGTGCTGATGCCGTTCTTCAAGGATACGGATCGGGAGATCGTCGCCAGCTCGGTGAAGCGGTATAAGGAACAGGGCTCTTACGCATCCGATCCGGTTCTGGACGACAAGGAATGGAGCAATCTGCTCGATGTGCTGGATTCGGCCGGCGAATTGAAGGAGCGGATCGAGCACGGCCGGATCGTCAGTAATGAATTTGCGGAGGAAGCCAAGCGGCAGGTGAAGTAG
- a CDS encoding aromatic acid exporter family protein yields the protein MIFRFVGIRVIKTAIASICAIIAAGLLGSPNPLGAGLLAILGVDVTRKRSIQTVSARFFASLVGLLMASLLFGLLGFHLWVLALYILVAFPVIVRLNFKEGIVTSSVVTFHIYGAGAVSLQGVLNEVLLLLVGLGSASLVNLIYMPSEEDKLVRIRSDVDERFSRIFQQIGRCLRDPSYAWDGREIIEANALADEGIRLASRALENLLLRSDDVREDERWLVYFYMRKTQLDHVQNMLQLISQVYEQLPQCLLVAKLFDQLSRDVKEPHYTGKTEQLLLELEDLFRAMELPATRREFEVRSAVLQLIRELHSFLKIAKKDKQKKQLAV from the coding sequence ATGATTTTCCGATTTGTCGGCATTCGTGTCATCAAGACGGCAATCGCTTCGATCTGCGCGATCATTGCAGCGGGGCTGCTGGGAAGTCCCAACCCGCTCGGCGCGGGCCTGTTGGCTATATTGGGGGTCGATGTCACGCGGAAGCGGAGCATCCAGACCGTCTCGGCCCGCTTTTTCGCCTCGCTCGTCGGACTGCTTATGGCGTCGCTTCTGTTCGGCCTGCTCGGCTTTCATCTTTGGGTGCTGGCTTTATACATATTGGTGGCTTTTCCGGTCATCGTGCGGCTCAATTTCAAGGAAGGCATTGTCACGAGCTCGGTCGTCACCTTCCATATTTATGGCGCCGGCGCTGTATCGCTGCAAGGGGTGCTCAATGAAGTCTTGCTGCTGCTCGTCGGCCTCGGCTCCGCTTCTCTGGTCAATCTCATTTATATGCCGAGCGAGGAGGACAAGCTCGTTCGCATCCGAAGCGATGTCGATGAGCGCTTCTCCCGCATTTTTCAGCAGATTGGCCGCTGTCTGCGCGATCCGTCTTACGCATGGGACGGACGCGAGATTATCGAGGCGAACGCTTTGGCGGATGAAGGCATCCGGCTCGCTTCCCGGGCGCTCGAAAATTTGCTGCTTCGTTCCGATGACGTGCGGGAGGATGAACGGTGGCTGGTCTATTTCTATATGCGCAAGACGCAGCTTGACCATGTTCAAAATATGCTGCAGCTTATCTCGCAAGTATATGAGCAGCTTCCGCAGTGTCTGTTGGTGGCCAAGCTGTTCGATCAGCTCAGCCGCGACGTGAAGGAGCCGCACTATACGGGCAAGACCGAGCAGCTGCTGCTGGAACTGGAGGATCTGTTCCGGGCGATGGAACTGCCGGCGACGCGGCGGGAATTCGAGGTGCGCTCCGCGGTGCTGCAGCTGATACGGGAACTGCACAGCTTCCTGAAGATCGCGAAAAAGGACAAGCAAAAAAAACAACTGGCCGTCTGA
- a CDS encoding CobW family GTP-binding protein — MTNKISDNRPKIPVVILAGFLGSGKTTLLQQWLQWSLEAGMKPAVVMNEVGEVNLDGKLLPEDVAMTELLNGCICCSMRGDFSLKLYELVQSERPDIIYVECTGIAQPMELVDSITEISLYSGVVLNHIVTLADAAHLAALLEGDTPNRKLMNLLQEQVRAAQLILVNKADRVNEAQLEAVQRHLRTWNAEAGLLVTERAAIDRSRWLDAIRTGASPAGQERKPGCASGPHAHDKVTVWTRAIPRAVDSERFERWLLGQPSNVYRAKGIVTFTDTTKRYMFQYAYRATEFVPITPQGEVEDVIVMIGEQMDVAELERSFRVICQ, encoded by the coding sequence ATGACGAACAAAATATCAGACAACAGGCCAAAAATTCCCGTCGTCATCCTGGCCGGCTTCCTCGGAAGCGGCAAGACGACGCTCCTTCAGCAATGGCTGCAGTGGAGCCTTGAGGCCGGCATGAAGCCCGCGGTCGTCATGAACGAGGTGGGCGAGGTGAATCTTGACGGGAAGCTGCTGCCCGAGGATGTGGCTATGACGGAACTGCTGAACGGATGCATCTGCTGCTCCATGCGGGGCGACTTCAGCCTCAAGCTGTACGAGCTGGTTCAGTCCGAACGTCCCGACATCATCTATGTGGAATGCACCGGCATCGCCCAGCCGATGGAGCTGGTCGACTCGATTACGGAGATATCGCTTTACTCCGGTGTCGTATTGAATCATATTGTGACCTTGGCCGATGCAGCTCATCTGGCCGCGCTCCTGGAAGGGGACACGCCGAACCGGAAGCTGATGAATCTGCTGCAGGAGCAAGTCCGGGCGGCTCAGCTTATCCTCGTGAACAAGGCCGACCGGGTGAATGAGGCGCAGCTGGAAGCGGTGCAGCGCCATCTTCGCACGTGGAATGCCGAGGCCGGCTTGCTCGTCACCGAGCGGGCAGCCATCGACCGTTCGCGTTGGCTGGACGCGATTCGGACGGGCGCTTCTCCCGCCGGGCAAGAGCGGAAGCCTGGCTGCGCTTCAGGGCCTCACGCGCACGACAAGGTTACCGTATGGACGCGCGCCATTCCGCGAGCGGTCGATAGCGAGCGGTTCGAGCGGTGGCTGCTCGGACAGCCCTCGAACGTATACCGGGCGAAGGGAATCGTCACCTTCACCGATACGACGAAGCGCTATATGTTCCAGTACGCCTACCGGGCGACCGAGTTCGTCCCTATTACGCCGCAGGGCGAAGTGGAGGATGTCATCGTCATGATCGGCGAGCAGATGGATGTCGCCGAGCTGGAGCGTTCCTTCCGCGTTATATGCCAATAA
- a CDS encoding ABC transporter ATP-binding protein has protein sequence MIPAVEMSQVTHVYVTEREAKLAIERLSVTIMPGEFVSLVGPSGCGKTTILSIIAGLLEPTHGSVRVYGDAVAGPSPRVGYMLQSDYLYPWRTILENASLGLELTKQWNRESEERVRDLLNGMGLGGTEALYPHQLSGGMRQRVALVRTLATSPELLLLDEPFSALDYQTKLQLEDLVVDTLKARRKTAVLVTHDLSEAIAVSDRVIVLNRDPGTLRKAFAIPDAIREAQPFYARERPGFNGMFHELWKELEASDGKEGEHGGPN, from the coding sequence GTGATCCCAGCGGTAGAAATGTCTCAAGTTACCCATGTCTATGTGACGGAACGCGAAGCGAAGCTTGCAATCGAGCGGCTGTCCGTCACGATTATGCCGGGGGAATTCGTCAGTCTGGTCGGCCCGAGCGGCTGCGGCAAGACGACGATCCTCTCCATTATCGCAGGGCTGCTGGAGCCGACGCACGGCAGCGTCCGCGTCTATGGCGATGCGGTCGCCGGGCCTTCGCCGCGGGTCGGTTATATGCTGCAGAGCGACTATTTATATCCATGGCGCACGATTTTGGAAAATGCGAGCCTCGGCCTGGAATTGACGAAGCAGTGGAACCGGGAATCCGAGGAGCGGGTGCGGGATTTGCTGAACGGGATGGGGCTGGGCGGCACGGAAGCCTTGTATCCGCATCAGCTGTCCGGCGGCATGCGGCAGCGGGTCGCGTTAGTGCGGACGCTGGCGACCTCGCCCGAGCTGCTCTTGCTGGATGAACCGTTCTCCGCGCTCGACTATCAGACGAAGCTGCAGCTGGAGGATCTGGTCGTCGATACATTGAAGGCCCGGCGGAAGACCGCCGTGCTGGTGACGCACGATCTGTCGGAGGCCATCGCGGTGAGCGATCGGGTGATCGTGCTCAACCGCGATCCCGGCACCCTGCGCAAGGCCTTCGCCATCCCGGATGCGATACGGGAGGCGCAGCCCTTCTATGCCAGAGAGCGGCCCGGCTTCAACGGGATGTTCCACGAGCTGTGGAAAGAGCTGGAGGCTTCGGACGGAAAGGAGGGCGAACATGGTGGGCCAAACTGA
- a CDS encoding iron-sulfur cluster biosynthesis family protein has product MSVSIEVTPVAAEALRRKLDGPSGEAGYVKLIYDTDGCGCAVNGVPALWLVKERSAFDEELPNNASLPMLIDRHQTVFYEERMKLDAGAVPGSFVLSSPQQIYSTHVVCSDRRQASEAASEEE; this is encoded by the coding sequence ATGTCAGTCAGCATCGAAGTCACGCCGGTAGCGGCCGAAGCGTTGAGACGGAAGCTGGACGGGCCGTCCGGCGAAGCAGGATATGTCAAGCTCATCTATGATACAGACGGATGCGGGTGCGCGGTGAACGGGGTTCCCGCCCTATGGCTGGTCAAGGAACGGAGCGCCTTTGACGAGGAACTGCCGAACAACGCAAGCCTGCCCATGCTGATCGACCGCCACCAGACCGTGTTTTATGAAGAGCGCATGAAGCTCGATGCCGGCGCGGTTCCCGGCTCCTTCGTGCTCAGCAGTCCGCAGCAGATTTATTCGACACATGTCGTCTGTTCGGATCGCCGCCAGGCTTCCGAGGCAGCTTCTGAGGAGGAATAA
- a CDS encoding carboxypeptidase M32, producing MSTNEQPVLQKFRDMLTKMKSYEEALGLMQWDLRTGAPRKGAEQRAHAIGSLSADLFSLSVSPEMGQCLDELEQPGVFDSLSQADRKMVKDARKEYNRSRLIPPKLHQEYVVLTSHAETLWEDAKKNGDYESFKPYLRDIVAKTQQFIDYWGVRDTRYDTLLDAYEPDMTVAKLDSIFGQLRDQLVPLVQSVQASGNQPPAEFLYQEFPIEGQKAVSQFLLKEIGYDFDAGRLDESVHPFAIGLNPGDVRITTHYKTHDMADAIFSSLHEGGHALYEQNISAKYAGTPLASGTSMGIHESQSRFWENLIGRSRSFWSRYYGQVQQAFPSQLGKVTGEMVYRAVNRVEPSLIRIEADEVTYNLHIIIRYEIEKMLFNEGLSVDDLPDVWNEKYESYLGVRPKHAGEGVLQDVHWSGGGFGYFPSYSLGNMYAAQFMHALRQGMPDVDNRIARGELLAIKEWLTERIYQHGKLLTPAEIVMQVTGEMLNPQYLVDYLTAKMKDVYSL from the coding sequence ATGAGCACAAATGAACAGCCGGTATTGCAGAAATTTCGCGATATGTTGACGAAAATGAAAAGTTATGAGGAAGCGCTGGGCCTGATGCAATGGGATCTGCGGACAGGCGCCCCGCGCAAAGGGGCGGAGCAGCGGGCCCATGCCATCGGTTCGCTGTCGGCGGACCTGTTCTCGCTGTCCGTCTCTCCGGAGATGGGGCAATGTCTGGACGAATTGGAGCAGCCCGGCGTATTCGATTCGCTGAGTCAAGCGGATCGCAAAATGGTGAAGGACGCCCGCAAGGAATATAACCGCAGCCGGCTGATCCCGCCGAAGCTTCATCAAGAGTATGTCGTGCTGACCTCTCATGCCGAGACGCTGTGGGAGGACGCGAAGAAGAACGGAGATTACGAGTCGTTCAAGCCGTACTTGCGGGACATCGTGGCGAAGACGCAGCAATTCATCGATTACTGGGGCGTGCGGGATACGCGCTATGATACGCTGTTGGACGCTTATGAGCCGGACATGACCGTCGCGAAGCTCGACTCGATATTCGGGCAGCTCCGCGATCAACTCGTACCGCTCGTGCAGTCGGTCCAGGCCTCGGGCAACCAGCCGCCGGCCGAATTCCTGTACCAGGAATTCCCGATTGAAGGGCAAAAGGCAGTCAGCCAATTCCTGCTGAAGGAGATTGGCTACGATTTCGACGCCGGCCGTCTCGACGAGAGCGTTCATCCGTTCGCGATCGGGCTTAACCCGGGCGATGTGCGGATTACGACGCATTACAAGACGCATGATATGGCGGACGCCATCTTCAGCTCGCTTCACGAAGGCGGTCATGCGCTGTACGAGCAAAATATTAGCGCCAAATATGCGGGCACTCCGCTTGCGTCCGGCACCTCGATGGGGATCCATGAATCCCAGTCGCGCTTCTGGGAGAACCTGATCGGACGGAGCCGCTCCTTCTGGTCGAGATATTACGGACAGGTGCAGCAAGCCTTCCCGTCCCAGCTCGGAAAGGTGACCGGCGAGATGGTGTACCGGGCGGTGAACCGGGTGGAGCCGTCGCTGATACGCATTGAAGCGGACGAGGTCACCTATAACCTACATATCATAATCCGCTATGAAATCGAGAAGATGCTGTTCAATGAAGGCTTGTCCGTGGACGATCTTCCGGATGTATGGAACGAAAAATATGAGTCCTATCTCGGCGTCCGTCCGAAGCATGCGGGAGAAGGCGTGCTTCAGGATGTCCATTGGTCGGGCGGCGGCTTCGGCTACTTCCCGTCTTACTCGCTCGGCAATATGTATGCGGCTCAGTTCATGCATGCGCTGCGTCAGGGCATGCCGGACGTGGATAACCGTATCGCCCGCGGCGAGCTGCTGGCGATTAAGGAGTGGCTTACCGAGCGGATATATCAGCATGGCAAGCTGCTTACGCCTGCCGAAATTGTGATGCAGGTGACGGGGGAAATGCTGAACCCGCAATACTTGGTCGATTACTTGACCGCCAAAATGAAGGATGTCTACAGCCTGTAA
- a CDS encoding beta-class carbonic anhydrase, whose protein sequence is MKNNMESILEFNKEFVDKREYEQFLTNKFPDKKMAIITCMDTRLVELLPRAMNLRNGDAKIIKNAGAIISQPFGSVVRSVLVAIYELGANEVVVVGHYGCGMTGLNSEGIIEKAKARGVQDVVLDTLTNSGIKLHHWLRGFDDVHEGVLNSVRILRKHPLLPNDIPVHGMVIHPDTGALEWIADGYRYLEDLQSDPGLADKETHTPSATR, encoded by the coding sequence ATGAAGAACAACATGGAATCCATTTTGGAATTCAACAAGGAATTCGTGGACAAGCGGGAGTACGAGCAATTTTTGACGAACAAGTTCCCGGACAAAAAGATGGCCATTATCACCTGCATGGACACCCGGCTCGTCGAGCTGCTCCCCCGGGCGATGAATCTGCGCAACGGAGACGCCAAAATCATTAAAAACGCGGGCGCCATTATTTCTCAGCCGTTCGGCAGCGTTGTGCGCAGCGTGCTCGTCGCCATCTATGAGCTGGGAGCGAACGAAGTCGTCGTCGTCGGCCATTATGGATGCGGCATGACCGGGCTCAATTCCGAGGGTATTATCGAGAAGGCGAAGGCAAGAGGAGTTCAGGATGTCGTCCTGGACACGCTCACCAATTCGGGCATCAAGCTGCACCATTGGCTGCGCGGCTTCGACGACGTCCACGAAGGCGTGCTGAACAGCGTGCGCATTTTGCGCAAGCACCCGCTGCTGCCGAACGATATCCCGGTGCATGGCATGGTTATACATCCGGATACCGGCGCGCTGGAATGGATAGCGGACGGATACCGTTACCTGGAGGATCTCCAATCCGATCCGGGACTGGCGGACAAAGAGACGCATACCCCTTCGGCCACCCGTTGA